A region of Physeter macrocephalus isolate SW-GA unplaced genomic scaffold, ASM283717v5 random_83, whole genome shotgun sequence DNA encodes the following proteins:
- the SLC25A34 gene encoding solute carrier family 25 member 34 isoform X2, with the protein MPLTRAQPAPGPEAMETVAPAVDLVLGASACCLACVFTNPLEVVKTRLQLQGELQARGTYPRHYRGFLASVVAVVRADGLCGLQKGLAAGLLYQGLMNGVRFYCYSLACQAGLAQQPGGTVVAGAVAGALGAFVGSPAYLVKTQLQAQTVAAMAVGHQHPHQSVLDALGTIWRQQGLAGLWRGVGGAVPRVMVGSAAQLATFASAKAWVQEQQWLPEDSWLVALAGGMISSVAVVTVMTPFDVVSTRLYNQPVDGAGRGRLYGGLADCLVKIWRQEGPLALYKGLGPTYLRLGPHTILSMLFWDELRKLAGRAQHQGS; encoded by the exons ATGCCCCTGACACGGGCACAGCCGGCCCCTGGCCCGGAGGCCATGGAGACGGTGGCTCCAGCTGTGGACCTGGTGCTGGGCGCCTCGGCCTGTTGCCTGGCCTGTGTCTTCACCAACCCCCTGGAGGTGGTGAAGACGCGGCTGCAGCTGCAGGGGGAGCTGCAGGCCCGGGGCACCTACCCTCGGCACTACCGGGGCTTTCTGGCCTCCGTCGTCGCTGTGGTCCGTGCAGATGGGCTGTGCGGCCTGCAGAAGGGGCTGGCTGCCGGCCTCCTCTACCAGGGCCTCATGAACGGCGTCCGCTTCTACTGCTACAGCCTGGCATGCCAGGCCGGGCTCGCCCAGCAGCCGGGTGGCACTGTGGTCGCGGGCGCTGTGGCAGGGGCACTGGGTGCCTTCGTGGGGAGCCCCGCTTACCTG GTCAAAACGCAGCTACAGGCCCAGACGGTGGCCGCAATGGCTGTGGGACACCAGCACCCTCACCAG AGCGTCCTGGATGCCTTGGGGACCATCTGGCGGCAGCAGGGCCTGGCGGGGCTGTGGCGGGGTGTGGGTGGGGCCGTGCCCCGGGTCATGGTCGGCTCGGCTGCTCAGCTGGCCACCTTCGCCTCCGCCAAGGCCTGGGTGCAGGAGCAACAG TGGCTCCCAGAGGACAGCTGGCTGGTGGCCCTGGCCGGGGGCATGATCAGCAGCGTAGCTGTGGTCACAGTCATGACCCCCTTCGACGTGGTCAGCACGCGGCTGTACAATCAGCCTGTGGACGGAGCGGGCAGG GGCCGGCTGTATGGCGGCCTCGCCGACTGCCTGGTGAAGATCTGGCGGCAGGAGGGCCCCCTGGCGCTCTACAAGGGTCTGGGCCCCACCTACCTGCGCCTGGGTCCCCACACCATCCTCAGCATGCTCTTCTGGGATGAGCTCCGGAAACTGGCCGGGCGGGCCCAGCACCAGGGCAGCTAG
- the TMEM82 gene encoding transmembrane protein 82 gives MFSPLSLPSWLPSLPSLEWGSGLLDALLQGLVGACGVSVLNNLLKVYFFVGCTNDPERRLEKERLRAQWASLETVHLAGLALILTAVGVRVAALVVLEFSLRAVSMLLSLDKGARGTERLQLYLLCQYSLGCGLTCSLSFLQEGAPHRTLNLLLGLGLAALLSSGTRRLRRHVCRVYELHSSKHYCGVCLVLLAGAHSLPRVLGRALAVTFAVGNVAAVALLNRDFLTTSEAVRFWMPLTICYTLLVIYMQEGQQRHPGLQSQVQTVLVRMCGLLLLLLTVGRWLDLLGVLISLLGEFWCLLGTRTLFDLCQIQDFPSQRPSASAPSQPQPSAPAQPQGTAPS, from the exons ATGTTCTCCCCGCTGTCCCTCCCCTCCTggctccccagcctcccctcccttgAGTGGGGCTCCGGCCTCCTCGACGCCCTCCTGCAAG GCCTCGTCGGGGCCTGCGGCGTCTCCGTCCTGAACAACCTCCTGAAGGTCTACTTCTTCGTGGGCTGTACCAA TGACCCGGAGCGGCGGCTTGAAAAGGAGCGGCTGCGGGCCCAGTGGGCCTCGCTGGAGACTGTGCACCTGGCAGGGCTGGCCCTGATCCTGACCGCCGTGGGGGTCCGGGTGGCTGCCCTCGTGGTGCTCGAGTTCTCCCTCCGGGCTGTCTCTATGCTGCTTTCCCTGGACAAG ggCGCCCGGGGCACCGAGAGGCTGCAGCTGTACCTACTGTGCCAGTACTCGCTGGGCTGCGGGCTGACCTGCAGCCTGAGCTTCCTGCAGGAGGGCGCCCCGCACCGCACGCTGAACCTGctgctgggcctggggctggccGCGCTGCTCAGCTCGGGCACCCGGCGCCTCCGCCGCCACGTCTGCCGGGTCTACGAGCTGCACAGCAGCAAGCACTACTGTGGGGTCTGCCTGGTCCTGCTGGCTGGCGCTCACAGCCTCCCCCGGGTGCTGGGCCGCGCCCTGGCCGTGACCTTTGCAGTGGGCAACGTGGCAGCCGTGGCCCTCCTCAACCGGGACTTCCTGACCACCTCGGAGGCTGTGCGCTTCTGGATGCCGCTCACCATCTGCTACACCCTGCTGGTCATCTACATGCAGG AGGGGCAGCAGCGGCATCCCGGCCTGCAGAGCCAGGTCCAGACGGTGCTGGTGCGCATGTGCGGCCTCCTTCTGCTGCTGCTGACCGTGGGCCGCTGGCTGGACCTGCTGGGCGTCCTCATCTCCCTGCTGGGCGAGTTCTGGTGCCTGCTGGGCACCCGCACCCTGTTTGATCTTTGCCAGATACAG GATTTTCCATCCCAGAGGCCTTCCGCGTCAGCTCCAAGCCAGCCCCAGCCCTCGGCACCTGCCCAGCCGCAGGGGACGGCCCCCTCCTGA
- the SLC25A34 gene encoding solute carrier family 25 member 34 isoform X6: MPLTRAQPAPGPEAMETVAPAVDLVLGASACCLACVFTNPLEVVKTRLQLQGELQARGTYPRHYRGFLASVVAVVRADGLCGLQKGLAAGLLYQGLMNGVRFYCYSLACQAGLAQQPGGTVVAGAVAGALGAFVGSPAYLVKTQLQAQTVAAMAVGHQHPHQPPSHHGRVPKACTDLCATEVDAESLKGQEWPERSSSLNYLPCHTPRLQRAAPQGQPYCTLQTNKVFYFVYFNDSPLLAASVSRPLNPHPWPSSV, translated from the exons ATGCCCCTGACACGGGCACAGCCGGCCCCTGGCCCGGAGGCCATGGAGACGGTGGCTCCAGCTGTGGACCTGGTGCTGGGCGCCTCGGCCTGTTGCCTGGCCTGTGTCTTCACCAACCCCCTGGAGGTGGTGAAGACGCGGCTGCAGCTGCAGGGGGAGCTGCAGGCCCGGGGCACCTACCCTCGGCACTACCGGGGCTTTCTGGCCTCCGTCGTCGCTGTGGTCCGTGCAGATGGGCTGTGCGGCCTGCAGAAGGGGCTGGCTGCCGGCCTCCTCTACCAGGGCCTCATGAACGGCGTCCGCTTCTACTGCTACAGCCTGGCATGCCAGGCCGGGCTCGCCCAGCAGCCGGGTGGCACTGTGGTCGCGGGCGCTGTGGCAGGGGCACTGGGTGCCTTCGTGGGGAGCCCCGCTTACCTG GTCAAAACGCAGCTACAGGCCCAGACGGTGGCCGCAATGGCTGTGGGACACCAGCACCCTCACCAG CCACCCTCCCACCATGGGCGTGTTCCTAAGGCCTGCACCGACCTTTGTGCTACGGAAGTGGATGCTGAGTCCCTGAAGGGGCAGGAGTGGCCGGAGAGGTCAAGCAGCCTGAACTACCTTCCCTGCCACACCCCACGTCTGCAAAGAGCTGCTCCCCAGGGGCAGCCCTACTGCACACTCCAAACCAataaagttttctattttgtctACTTCAACGACTCCCCTCTGCTGGCAGCCTCAGTCTCCCGACCCCTGAACCCACACCCTTGGCCTTCCTCGGTCTGA
- the SLC25A34 gene encoding solute carrier family 25 member 34 isoform X4: MPLTRAQPAPGPEAMETVAPAVDLVLGASACCLACVFTNPLEVVKTRLQLQGELQARGTYPRHYRGFLASVVAVVRADGLCGLQKGLAAGLLYQGLMNGVRFYCYSLACQAGLAQQPGGTVVAGAVAGALGAFVGSPAYLVKTQLQAQTVAAMAVGHQHPHQSVLDALGTIWRQQGLAGLWRGVGGAVPRVMVGSAAQLATFASAKAWVQEQQWLPEDSWLVALAGGMISSVAVVTVMTPFDVVSTRLYNQPVDGAGRVPSTVDICTDSHDGPER, encoded by the exons ATGCCCCTGACACGGGCACAGCCGGCCCCTGGCCCGGAGGCCATGGAGACGGTGGCTCCAGCTGTGGACCTGGTGCTGGGCGCCTCGGCCTGTTGCCTGGCCTGTGTCTTCACCAACCCCCTGGAGGTGGTGAAGACGCGGCTGCAGCTGCAGGGGGAGCTGCAGGCCCGGGGCACCTACCCTCGGCACTACCGGGGCTTTCTGGCCTCCGTCGTCGCTGTGGTCCGTGCAGATGGGCTGTGCGGCCTGCAGAAGGGGCTGGCTGCCGGCCTCCTCTACCAGGGCCTCATGAACGGCGTCCGCTTCTACTGCTACAGCCTGGCATGCCAGGCCGGGCTCGCCCAGCAGCCGGGTGGCACTGTGGTCGCGGGCGCTGTGGCAGGGGCACTGGGTGCCTTCGTGGGGAGCCCCGCTTACCTG GTCAAAACGCAGCTACAGGCCCAGACGGTGGCCGCAATGGCTGTGGGACACCAGCACCCTCACCAG AGCGTCCTGGATGCCTTGGGGACCATCTGGCGGCAGCAGGGCCTGGCGGGGCTGTGGCGGGGTGTGGGTGGGGCCGTGCCCCGGGTCATGGTCGGCTCGGCTGCTCAGCTGGCCACCTTCGCCTCCGCCAAGGCCTGGGTGCAGGAGCAACAG TGGCTCCCAGAGGACAGCTGGCTGGTGGCCCTGGCCGGGGGCATGATCAGCAGCGTAGCTGTGGTCACAGTCATGACCCCCTTCGACGTGGTCAGCACGCGGCTGTACAATCAGCCTGTGGACGGAGCGGGCAGG GTGCCCAGCACTGTGGACATTTGCACAGATTCTCACGACGGTCCTGAAAGGTAG
- the SLC25A34 gene encoding solute carrier family 25 member 34 isoform X5, with product MPLTRAQPAPGPEAMETVAPAVDLVLGASACCLACVFTNPLEVVKTRLQLQGELQARGTYPRHYRGFLASVVAVVRADGLCGLQKGLAAGLLYQGLMNGVRFYCYSLACQAGLAQQPGGTVVAGAVAGALGAFVGSPAYLVKTQLQAQTVAAMAVGHQHPHQSVLDALGTIWRQQGLAGLWRGVGGAVPRVMVGSAAQLATFASAKAWVQEQQGRLYGGLADCLVKIWRQEGPLALYKGLGPTYLRLGPHTILSMLFWDELRKLAGRAQHQGS from the exons ATGCCCCTGACACGGGCACAGCCGGCCCCTGGCCCGGAGGCCATGGAGACGGTGGCTCCAGCTGTGGACCTGGTGCTGGGCGCCTCGGCCTGTTGCCTGGCCTGTGTCTTCACCAACCCCCTGGAGGTGGTGAAGACGCGGCTGCAGCTGCAGGGGGAGCTGCAGGCCCGGGGCACCTACCCTCGGCACTACCGGGGCTTTCTGGCCTCCGTCGTCGCTGTGGTCCGTGCAGATGGGCTGTGCGGCCTGCAGAAGGGGCTGGCTGCCGGCCTCCTCTACCAGGGCCTCATGAACGGCGTCCGCTTCTACTGCTACAGCCTGGCATGCCAGGCCGGGCTCGCCCAGCAGCCGGGTGGCACTGTGGTCGCGGGCGCTGTGGCAGGGGCACTGGGTGCCTTCGTGGGGAGCCCCGCTTACCTG GTCAAAACGCAGCTACAGGCCCAGACGGTGGCCGCAATGGCTGTGGGACACCAGCACCCTCACCAG AGCGTCCTGGATGCCTTGGGGACCATCTGGCGGCAGCAGGGCCTGGCGGGGCTGTGGCGGGGTGTGGGTGGGGCCGTGCCCCGGGTCATGGTCGGCTCGGCTGCTCAGCTGGCCACCTTCGCCTCCGCCAAGGCCTGGGTGCAGGAGCAACAG GGCCGGCTGTATGGCGGCCTCGCCGACTGCCTGGTGAAGATCTGGCGGCAGGAGGGCCCCCTGGCGCTCTACAAGGGTCTGGGCCCCACCTACCTGCGCCTGGGTCCCCACACCATCCTCAGCATGCTCTTCTGGGATGAGCTCCGGAAACTGGCCGGGCGGGCCCAGCACCAGGGCAGCTAG
- the SLC25A34 gene encoding solute carrier family 25 member 34 isoform X1 — protein sequence MPLTRAQPAPGPEAMETVAPAVDLVLGASACCLACVFTNPLEVVKTRLQLQGELQARGTYPRHYRGFLASVVAVVRADGLCGLQKGLAAGLLYQGLMNGVRFYCYSLACQAGLAQQPGGTVVAGAVAGALGAFVGSPAYLVKTQLQAQTVAAMAVGHQHPHQSVLDALGTIWRQQGLAGLWRGVGGAVPRVMVGSAAQLATFASAKAWVQEQQWLPEDSWLVALAGGMISSVAVVTVMTPFDVVSTRLYNQPVDGAGRPPSHHGRVPKACTDLCATEVDAESLKGQEWPERSSSLNYLPCHTPRLQRAAPQGQPYCTLQTNKVFYFVYFNDSPLLAASVSRPLNPHPWPSSV from the exons ATGCCCCTGACACGGGCACAGCCGGCCCCTGGCCCGGAGGCCATGGAGACGGTGGCTCCAGCTGTGGACCTGGTGCTGGGCGCCTCGGCCTGTTGCCTGGCCTGTGTCTTCACCAACCCCCTGGAGGTGGTGAAGACGCGGCTGCAGCTGCAGGGGGAGCTGCAGGCCCGGGGCACCTACCCTCGGCACTACCGGGGCTTTCTGGCCTCCGTCGTCGCTGTGGTCCGTGCAGATGGGCTGTGCGGCCTGCAGAAGGGGCTGGCTGCCGGCCTCCTCTACCAGGGCCTCATGAACGGCGTCCGCTTCTACTGCTACAGCCTGGCATGCCAGGCCGGGCTCGCCCAGCAGCCGGGTGGCACTGTGGTCGCGGGCGCTGTGGCAGGGGCACTGGGTGCCTTCGTGGGGAGCCCCGCTTACCTG GTCAAAACGCAGCTACAGGCCCAGACGGTGGCCGCAATGGCTGTGGGACACCAGCACCCTCACCAG AGCGTCCTGGATGCCTTGGGGACCATCTGGCGGCAGCAGGGCCTGGCGGGGCTGTGGCGGGGTGTGGGTGGGGCCGTGCCCCGGGTCATGGTCGGCTCGGCTGCTCAGCTGGCCACCTTCGCCTCCGCCAAGGCCTGGGTGCAGGAGCAACAG TGGCTCCCAGAGGACAGCTGGCTGGTGGCCCTGGCCGGGGGCATGATCAGCAGCGTAGCTGTGGTCACAGTCATGACCCCCTTCGACGTGGTCAGCACGCGGCTGTACAATCAGCCTGTGGACGGAGCGGGCAGG CCACCCTCCCACCATGGGCGTGTTCCTAAGGCCTGCACCGACCTTTGTGCTACGGAAGTGGATGCTGAGTCCCTGAAGGGGCAGGAGTGGCCGGAGAGGTCAAGCAGCCTGAACTACCTTCCCTGCCACACCCCACGTCTGCAAAGAGCTGCTCCCCAGGGGCAGCCCTACTGCACACTCCAAACCAataaagttttctattttgtctACTTCAACGACTCCCCTCTGCTGGCAGCCTCAGTCTCCCGACCCCTGAACCCACACCCTTGGCCTTCCTCGGTCTGA
- the SLC25A34 gene encoding solute carrier family 25 member 34 isoform X3 codes for MPLTRAQPAPGPEAMETVAPAVDLVLGASACCLACVFTNPLEVVKTRLQLQGELQARGTYPRHYRGFLASVVAVVRADGLCGLQKGLAAGLLYQGLMNGVRFYCYSLACQAGLAQQPGGTVVAGAVAGALGAFVGSPAYLVKTQLQAQTVAAMAVGHQHPHQSVLDALGTIWRQQGLAGLWRGVGGAVPRVMVGSAAQLATFASAKAWVQEQQPPSHHGRVPKACTDLCATEVDAESLKGQEWPERSSSLNYLPCHTPRLQRAAPQGQPYCTLQTNKVFYFVYFNDSPLLAASVSRPLNPHPWPSSV; via the exons ATGCCCCTGACACGGGCACAGCCGGCCCCTGGCCCGGAGGCCATGGAGACGGTGGCTCCAGCTGTGGACCTGGTGCTGGGCGCCTCGGCCTGTTGCCTGGCCTGTGTCTTCACCAACCCCCTGGAGGTGGTGAAGACGCGGCTGCAGCTGCAGGGGGAGCTGCAGGCCCGGGGCACCTACCCTCGGCACTACCGGGGCTTTCTGGCCTCCGTCGTCGCTGTGGTCCGTGCAGATGGGCTGTGCGGCCTGCAGAAGGGGCTGGCTGCCGGCCTCCTCTACCAGGGCCTCATGAACGGCGTCCGCTTCTACTGCTACAGCCTGGCATGCCAGGCCGGGCTCGCCCAGCAGCCGGGTGGCACTGTGGTCGCGGGCGCTGTGGCAGGGGCACTGGGTGCCTTCGTGGGGAGCCCCGCTTACCTG GTCAAAACGCAGCTACAGGCCCAGACGGTGGCCGCAATGGCTGTGGGACACCAGCACCCTCACCAG AGCGTCCTGGATGCCTTGGGGACCATCTGGCGGCAGCAGGGCCTGGCGGGGCTGTGGCGGGGTGTGGGTGGGGCCGTGCCCCGGGTCATGGTCGGCTCGGCTGCTCAGCTGGCCACCTTCGCCTCCGCCAAGGCCTGGGTGCAGGAGCAACAG CCACCCTCCCACCATGGGCGTGTTCCTAAGGCCTGCACCGACCTTTGTGCTACGGAAGTGGATGCTGAGTCCCTGAAGGGGCAGGAGTGGCCGGAGAGGTCAAGCAGCCTGAACTACCTTCCCTGCCACACCCCACGTCTGCAAAGAGCTGCTCCCCAGGGGCAGCCCTACTGCACACTCCAAACCAataaagttttctattttgtctACTTCAACGACTCCCCTCTGCTGGCAGCCTCAGTCTCCCGACCCCTGAACCCACACCCTTGGCCTTCCTCGGTCTGA